In a single window of the Acinetobacter sp. CS-2 genome:
- the pgaB gene encoding poly-beta-1,6-N-acetyl-D-glucosamine N-deacetylase PgaB: MKQVMKTLLSAVMVTVFAVPATGFTQNITKNTTEIPDNLFVTITFHDVRDDVAREGDRDLYAISTKNLGRYFAWLKQEGWQTISLQDVWDARQKKKKLPKKSVLLTFDDGALSSYTRVFPLLKQYKYFAAFAIPTSWINGNTKDAYEAYGQNSLMSWDQMREMQRSGLVEFVSHSDNMHKGILANPQQSMQPAAITRQFLPKYQRYESDQAYQNRVVEDLQQSKKILDTELGIDTRAIFWPYGAVTKESEELAEKAGLPMSFSLGSMSTLADSGQTYQRALVMNNPTPEMLHAEMLDFLTFASDIHKQRRSYIRFDLAEMVSPNDKIFDQKLGQFLDQISALQTNTILLKTVADENGDGKIDVAYFPNRQLGMRKDLLNRTVWQARTRVGNRVYAELPISLQTKQGLNFADLTAELVKYNSSVEGVMIDIGDELDCAIQKKTWDGECAKKIKQVFDIKDQAKKHAKYYTNISNNYQTVLKITLKDKHVDGLMPLMEYSLNNNDFLYIEFDPVKDSGIFKTLEKQLEKLNSIQKQYLIVSFTVNPNGKRSDWKEYSQYYQELKKLSVQKIGINNYQLKAGQQVQGHLYQDLSINTSPLTYRNPYENNTAKGRK; the protein is encoded by the coding sequence ATGAAACAAGTGATGAAAACCTTACTTTCTGCTGTCATGGTAACGGTCTTCGCCGTTCCTGCGACGGGTTTTACGCAAAATATAACCAAAAATACCACTGAAATACCTGATAACTTATTTGTTACCATTACTTTTCATGATGTTCGAGATGACGTTGCTCGTGAAGGAGATCGGGATCTTTATGCAATCAGTACTAAAAATTTAGGACGCTATTTTGCCTGGCTAAAACAGGAAGGCTGGCAAACCATCAGTTTGCAAGATGTATGGGATGCTCGGCAAAAGAAAAAGAAATTACCAAAAAAATCAGTGTTATTGACCTTTGATGATGGCGCACTCAGTAGTTATACCCGGGTTTTTCCATTATTGAAACAGTATAAATATTTCGCTGCTTTTGCTATTCCGACGAGCTGGATTAACGGGAATACCAAAGATGCTTATGAAGCCTATGGTCAAAATAGCTTAATGTCTTGGGATCAAATGCGTGAAATGCAGCGCTCAGGCCTGGTAGAGTTTGTTTCACATTCGGACAATATGCATAAGGGCATACTTGCCAATCCACAACAAAGTATGCAGCCTGCAGCAATTACACGTCAATTTTTACCAAAATATCAACGTTATGAATCTGATCAAGCTTATCAAAACAGGGTTGTAGAAGATTTACAACAATCCAAGAAAATTTTAGACACTGAATTGGGAATAGATACACGCGCGATATTCTGGCCTTATGGGGCGGTGACCAAGGAAAGTGAAGAACTTGCAGAAAAAGCTGGTTTGCCTATGTCATTTAGCTTGGGCAGTATGTCAACCCTTGCTGATTCGGGGCAAACCTATCAACGTGCCCTAGTAATGAATAATCCAACCCCCGAAATGCTGCATGCAGAAATGCTGGATTTTTTAACTTTTGCAAGCGATATCCACAAACAGCGTAGAAGTTATATCCGTTTTGATTTGGCTGAAATGGTCAGTCCCAATGACAAAATTTTTGATCAAAAACTGGGGCAATTCTTAGATCAGATTAGTGCATTACAAACCAATACTATTTTATTAAAAACCGTAGCTGATGAAAATGGGGACGGAAAAATAGATGTTGCCTATTTTCCTAATCGTCAACTGGGTATGCGTAAGGATTTATTAAATCGTACAGTTTGGCAAGCACGCACCCGTGTGGGTAATCGGGTATATGCTGAATTACCGATCAGTTTACAAACAAAACAGGGACTCAATTTTGCAGATCTTACTGCGGAATTAGTTAAATATAATTCTTCAGTTGAAGGTGTAATGATCGATATTGGAGATGAACTCGACTGCGCGATACAGAAAAAGACTTGGGATGGGGAATGCGCTAAAAAAATAAAACAGGTTTTTGATATAAAAGATCAAGCTAAAAAACATGCAAAATATTACACCAATATCAGTAATAATTATCAAACTGTTTTGAAAATTACCTTAAAGGATAAGCATGTAGATGGATTAATGCCTTTGATGGAATATAGTTTAAATAATAATGATTTTCTTTATATTGAATTTGATCCGGTGAAAGATTCTGGAATATTTAAAACTTTAGAAAAACAACTGGAAAAATTAAACAGTATACAAAAACAGTATTTAATCGTGAGTTTTACAGTAAATCCGAATGGGAAAAGAAGTGATTGGAAAGAATATTCACAATATTATCAGGAATTAAAAAAATTATCCGTACAAAAAATTGGGATTAATAATTATCAATTGAAGGCTGGACAGCAAGTTCAAGGACATCTTTACCAAGATCTAAGTATTAATACCAGTCCACTCACTTATCGTAATCCATATGAAAATAATACTGCGAAGGGGAGGAAATAA